The genomic interval GCGCCCGCCGTCCGAGGTCGGGCCGTCCGCGCGGTCCTCCGCCCAGACCACGAAGCCGAGTTCGAACTCGCGCACCCGCACCTCACGGTGCGACGGCGCAGGTACGTCCCCGTTGACCCACTCTTCCGCGCGCTCCTGCGCCTGCGCGAACGTCACCATCGCGCTCACCCCTCGTTCGGTACGGGGACGGCGCGCGCGAAGCCGCCGTCCACCATCAGGTTCGCCACGGTCTCCAGCTCCGGCGGGTTGCCCGCGAGCCGCTGCAAAAACGCGTCGAAGTCGTCGCCGCACGGCAGCAGCAGCCGCTCCACGCGCTCGTGCACCGTCCAGCCGTCGCGGTCCCGCGCGTCGTCGTACGCGACGAACCACACCGAGCCGGTTCCGCCGCCCCTGACCTTCACCGCCAGCAGGCCGCCCTGCACGAAGGCGACGCCCAGGTAGTCCTTCGTCATGTGGTCGCGCAGGCACTTGTTGACGTACACCAGGTCATTGACCGCCGCCTCGTCGCGCACCGTGAAGAACGGCTGGTCGACCAGCAGCCCCAGCTCCGCGTCCAGCGCCGCACCCACCGGTGCGCAGCCGCCCGCCGCCTTCAGGAACGAGCGGTACGCGCCGGGCAGCCGATATCCGAGGTCTTCCTCCACGCCCAGGATCTGCTGCTCGCTCACCGATACGGAACCCTTCGGCAGTCCGAAATGGACCGGCCGGGTCTCCGGCAACGGGCGCGTGCCGCGCTTGTCCTGGTCCACGGCGGCCGTCGTGAGCCCGCCGTGGTGACGCAGCAACGCCTTCACCTCGACCGGTACCAACTCCATGCGCCGCGTGCCCGGTACGTGGTGCCAGGTCCAGCCGTGCGGGGTCGCGACCGCCGGGACGGTGTCCCACAGCTCGTGGCCGTCGGCGGCCAGCGCCGCATTGGCGGACACGTAATCGGTGACGCGCAGTTCGTCCACGCCGAAGCCCTCCGGGGGCTCCGCGATCTCCGCGGCGGCACGTGCGTACGGCGAGAAAACCGGGTAGCCGTCC from Streptomyces spiramyceticus carries:
- a CDS encoding SMI1/KNR4 family protein, with amino-acid sequence MTTGRLGQQAAPPNAAYAGQVVHFPDPVRASRHPKGVRVDEDGYPVFSPYARAAAEIAEPPEGFGVDELRVTDYVSANAALAADGHELWDTVPAVATPHGWTWHHVPGTRRMELVPVEVKALLRHHGGLTTAAVDQDKRGTRPLPETRPVHFGLPKGSVSVSEQQILGVEEDLGYRLPGAYRSFLKAAGGCAPVGAALDAELGLLVDQPFFTVRDEAAVNDLVYVNKCLRDHMTKDYLGVAFVQGGLLAVKVRGGGTGSVWFVAYDDARDRDGWTVHERVERLLLPCGDDFDAFLQRLAGNPPELETVANLMVDGGFARAVPVPNEG